Proteins found in one Methylobacter sp. S3L5C genomic segment:
- the tusD gene encoding sulfurtransferase complex subunit TusD, whose product MKFAIQINTSPYQSNSGHCAYQFIEAALLQGHEVFRVFFYHDGVYQAFKHTTPPDDELQFTAQWSELTRRYPIDLVVCISAAQRRGLLGIDEAKRQGKQDNDLADGFRISGLGQLVEATLEADRFIVFG is encoded by the coding sequence ATGAAATTTGCCATTCAAATTAATACCAGTCCGTATCAATCAAATAGCGGGCATTGTGCCTATCAGTTCATTGAAGCTGCTTTGTTGCAGGGTCATGAAGTGTTCAGGGTGTTTTTTTATCATGACGGAGTTTATCAGGCTTTTAAACATACAACGCCGCCTGATGATGAGCTTCAATTTACTGCGCAATGGAGTGAGTTGACGCGGCGCTATCCGATTGACTTAGTCGTTTGTATTTCGGCGGCTCAAAGGCGCGGCTTATTGGGGATCGATGAAGCCAAGCGACAGGGCAAGCAGGACAATGATTTAGCCGATGGTTTTCGGATTTCCGGTTTGGGACAGTTGGTTGAAGCGACGCTTGAAGCTGATCGATTTATTGTTTTTGGGTAA
- the tusC gene encoding sulfurtransferase complex subunit TusC, whose protein sequence is MKSYLFVLRKPAHSGAYVQEMLDIILITAAFDQKVSILLLDDGVFQLKKGQYPEKIGMKDTSAIFNALEIYDVNDIYTEVESLEERGLTCSDLCLPVQSLYRKDINGLMERFDIVFPG, encoded by the coding sequence ATGAAAAGCTATTTATTTGTTTTACGCAAACCGGCACATAGTGGCGCTTATGTTCAAGAAATGCTGGATATTATTTTGATCACTGCGGCTTTTGATCAAAAGGTCAGTATTTTATTGCTGGATGATGGCGTGTTTCAGTTAAAAAAAGGCCAGTATCCTGAAAAGATCGGCATGAAAGATACTTCCGCCATTTTTAACGCACTGGAAATTTATGATGTTAACGATATTTACACTGAAGTCGAATCTTTAGAGGAACGTGGTTTAACGTGTAGTGATTTATGTTTGCCTGTTCAGTCGTTGTATAGAAAGGATATTAACGGATTAATGGAGCGGTTTGACATTGTCTTTCCCGGGTAG
- a CDS encoding lipocalin family protein, whose protein sequence is MKKLFFLLTLISALLSGCTGIPEGITVVDGFEVNRYMGHWYEIARLDHRFERGLNNISATYSPRADGGVKVINKGWNEADGKWEQVEGKAYFVEQADKGHLKVSFFGPFYGGYNIIDLDKKDYAYSMITGPDRSYFWILSRTKHLPKATLDRLIEKAKSLGFATDQLIFTNQDEPVHQTK, encoded by the coding sequence ATGAAAAAACTGTTTTTTTTGCTTACCTTAATAAGTGCTTTACTATCTGGCTGTACCGGAATTCCGGAAGGCATAACTGTGGTAGATGGCTTTGAAGTTAACCGTTATATGGGCCACTGGTACGAGATAGCCCGACTGGATCACCGTTTTGAAAGAGGCTTGAACAACATTTCGGCGACTTACTCACCAAGGGCAGATGGTGGTGTTAAAGTGATTAACAAAGGCTGGAATGAAGCGGATGGTAAATGGGAGCAGGTCGAAGGCAAAGCCTATTTTGTCGAACAAGCTGACAAAGGCCACCTAAAAGTCTCTTTCTTCGGTCCATTTTATGGTGGCTATAATATTATTGATCTGGATAAAAAAGACTATGCCTATTCGATGATTACCGGCCCTGACAGATCCTATTTTTGGATATTATCACGCACCAAGCACTTGCCCAAAGCGACCTTGGACAGATTGATCGAAAAAGCCAAAAGCTTGGGTTTTGCCACTGACCAACTGATCTTTACCAATCAGGATGAGCCCGTACACCAGACTAAATAA